A genomic window from Pseudomonas cavernicola includes:
- a CDS encoding AzlD domain-containing protein: MEIWLLILGMAGITFAIRYSLFAWPGLRFPPLVLQGLHYVPAAVLTAIVVPGMLLPDGQHLAFNLDNAYLLAGLGAILIAALSRNLLATIGGGLLLFFLLRWALGQLPL; encoded by the coding sequence ATGGAAATCTGGTTGCTGATTCTGGGGATGGCGGGGATTACCTTCGCCATCCGCTACAGCCTGTTCGCCTGGCCAGGTCTGCGTTTTCCGCCGCTGGTGCTGCAGGGCTTGCACTATGTGCCGGCGGCCGTGCTCACGGCCATCGTCGTGCCCGGCATGCTGCTGCCGGACGGCCAGCACTTGGCGTTCAACCTGGACAACGCTTATTTGCTCGCGGGCCTCGGCGCGATCCTGATTGCCGCGCTCAGTCGTAATCTGCTGGCGACTATCGGCGGGGGGCTGCTGCTGTTCTTTTTGCTGCGTTGGGCGTTGGGGCAATTGCCGTTGTGA
- a CDS encoding AraC family transcriptional regulator, producing the protein MGHHLSTGDAHFWQAAELGGLELLAARFVEHRFAPHVHEGYVIAVVEAGAERYRYRGVEHLAAAGSLALINPGEVHTGSKGHDEGWRYRVFYPEAQQIQAILTELELPAADLPAFVGSVHRDADLVATFSGLHRLLESGASALQQQTAWREALLALLQRHAQLAQPTTVGREPQSVARARELVRAQLAEPPSLEELAAAVNLSPFHFARVFRRATGLPPHAWLKQQRLEQARALLKAGCSAVSVAVQLGFADQSHLTRQFKQAYGVGPGEYRAACARSFRTLLPSGVVGIAAEKSQ; encoded by the coding sequence ATGGGGCATCACTTGTCCACTGGGGATGCGCACTTCTGGCAGGCCGCCGAACTCGGTGGTCTGGAGCTGCTGGCTGCGCGTTTCGTCGAACATCGCTTCGCCCCGCATGTGCACGAAGGCTATGTGATCGCCGTGGTCGAGGCCGGTGCCGAGCGCTACCGCTACCGTGGGGTCGAGCACTTGGCCGCGGCCGGCAGCCTGGCGCTGATCAATCCAGGCGAGGTGCATACTGGCTCCAAGGGGCATGACGAAGGCTGGCGCTACCGAGTGTTCTATCCCGAGGCGCAGCAGATCCAAGCCATCTTGACCGAGCTGGAATTGCCGGCGGCTGATCTGCCGGCGTTCGTCGGCAGCGTGCACCGCGACGCCGATCTAGTGGCGACTTTCAGTGGCCTGCATCGTCTGCTGGAAAGCGGCGCCAGCGCCTTGCAACAACAGACCGCCTGGCGCGAGGCGTTGCTGGCCTTGCTGCAACGGCATGCCCAGCTAGCACAACCGACGACGGTGGGTCGCGAGCCGCAGAGCGTGGCGCGGGCCAGGGAGCTGGTGCGTGCCCAACTGGCCGAGCCGCCCTCCCTGGAGGAGCTGGCGGCGGCTGTCAATCTCTCGCCCTTCCATTTCGCCCGGGTGTTCCGCCGAGCTACTGGTTTGCCGCCCCATGCCTGGCTCAAGCAACAGCGTTTGGAGCAGGCGCGTGCCTTGCTCAAGGCCGGTTGTTCGGCGGTCAGTGTGGCAGTGCAGTTGGGCTTCGCCGACCAGAGCCACCTGACCCGCCAGTTCAAGCAGGCCTATGGAGTCGGCCCCGGCGAATACCGCGCCGCCTGCGCGAGATCGTTCAGGACGCTGCTGCCGTCGGGGGTAGTTGGCATCGCCGCCGAGAAAAGCCAGTAG
- a CDS encoding AzlC family ABC transporter permease, whose protein sequence is MTRSQLFIYGARDSIPMIVGVAPFGIIYGTLASVAGLTLWQALGMSLLVYAGSAQFIAISLLGAGTGWAVILFTTLVVNLRHLLYSASLQSYIAHLSQGWRVPLAFGLTDETFAVVQRRYLAHGIGEQGQWYHAGVALSLYLCWISTSLLGVLFGQAMPSLAGWGLDFAMLATFIGIVVPMLRNRPQVAAALMAGAVAVLTHAWPYKLGLMAAALAGIAVGIWLERRADAELLGEGM, encoded by the coding sequence ATGACCCGCTCACAACTATTCATCTATGGTGCCCGCGACAGTATTCCGATGATTGTCGGCGTTGCGCCTTTCGGCATTATTTACGGCACCCTGGCCAGCGTCGCCGGCTTGACCTTATGGCAGGCGCTGGGCATGTCGCTGCTGGTGTATGCCGGTTCGGCGCAATTTATCGCCATCAGTCTGCTGGGGGCGGGAACGGGATGGGCGGTGATTCTGTTTACCACCCTGGTCGTCAATCTGCGCCATCTTCTCTACAGCGCTTCGCTGCAGTCCTATATCGCCCATCTGTCGCAAGGCTGGCGCGTCCCCCTGGCGTTTGGCCTTACCGATGAGACCTTCGCGGTAGTGCAGCGCCGTTACCTGGCCCATGGCATTGGGGAGCAGGGCCAGTGGTACCACGCCGGCGTGGCGTTATCGCTGTACCTGTGCTGGATATCCACTTCGCTGTTGGGGGTGTTGTTCGGTCAGGCCATGCCGAGTTTGGCCGGCTGGGGTTTGGACTTCGCCATGCTGGCGACCTTTATCGGTATCGTCGTGCCGATGTTGCGCAATCGGCCGCAGGTCGCGGCGGCGCTGATGGCGGGTGCCGTCGCGGTGCTGACGCATGCCTGGCCGTACAAGCTCGGCTTGATGGCCGCGGCCTTGGCCGGGATCGCTGTCGGTATTTGGCTGGAGCGACGGGCTGACGCAGAACTGCTCGGGGAGGGCATGTAA
- a CDS encoding GNAT family N-acetyltransferase, translating to MFKPQLITLQRGALRLEPMVDGDIPALVALAETNRDELLHMSGPLRLDWYRSGLIQQRNDQALPFVIRLGDRLVGTTRFAEFMPTLPATEIGWTWLDRSQHGTGLNSTIKYLMLRHAFESWRMVRVQLKTAASNLRSQRAIEKLGAVREGELRNHRRLADGRLDGSVLYSITDQEWPQVKAQLEARFSG from the coding sequence ATGTTCAAGCCACAATTGATCACTCTGCAGCGCGGTGCGCTACGTCTGGAACCGATGGTCGATGGCGATATCCCGGCGCTGGTGGCTCTGGCCGAAACCAATCGCGATGAGTTGCTGCATATGAGTGGTCCACTGCGCCTGGATTGGTACCGCAGCGGGTTGATCCAGCAACGCAACGATCAGGCGTTGCCCTTTGTGATCCGCTTGGGCGACCGTTTGGTCGGCACTACGCGGTTTGCCGAATTTATGCCAACCCTGCCGGCCACCGAAATCGGTTGGACCTGGCTGGACCGCAGCCAGCATGGCACTGGGCTGAACAGCACGATCAAATACCTGATGCTCCGGCATGCCTTCGAGAGTTGGCGCATGGTGCGGGTGCAGCTGAAAACCGCGGCGAGCAACCTGCGTTCGCAGCGCGCCATCGAGAAGCTTGGCGCGGTGCGCGAAGGCGAATTGCGCAACCATCGCCGCCTGGCCGATGGGCGGCTGGACGGCAGCGTGTTGTACAGCATCACCGATCAGGAGTGGCCACAGGTGAAGGCCCAATTGGAGGCGCGTTTCAGCGGCTGA